Proteins from one Prevotella sp. E2-28 genomic window:
- the rbfA gene encoding 30S ribosome-binding factor RbfA has translation MQETRQNKIARLLQKELSVIFQEQTRAMHGVMVSVTRTKISPDLSICTAYLSIFPSERGEELLQNIEKSSQQIRYALGQRVRHQLRIVPELRFFIDDSLDYIERIDELLKK, from the coding sequence ATGCAAGAAACAAGACAAAACAAAATTGCACGCCTGCTGCAGAAAGAGCTGAGCGTGATATTCCAAGAGCAGACACGCGCCATGCACGGTGTGATGGTCAGCGTAACACGTACAAAAATATCTCCAGACCTCAGCATCTGCACGGCTTATCTGAGCATCTTCCCTTCTGAGAGAGGCGAGGAACTGCTGCAAAACATTGAGAAGAGCAGTCAGCAGATTCGCTATGCACTGGGACAGCGCGTACGCCATCAGTTGCGCATCGTGCCTGAGCTGCGCTTCTTCATCGACGATTCACTGGATTACATTGAACGCATTGACGAGCTGCTCAAAAAGTAA
- the aroQ gene encoding type II 3-dehydroquinate dehydratase: MKIQIINGPNLNLLGVREPGIYGSESFEVFLPKLQERYPDIEIDYYQSNVEGELINKMQEVGFTCDGIVLNAGAYTHTSIALHDCIRSLKCPVIEVHISNVHQREEFRHKSMISAACKGVICGFGLDSYRLAIEALRP; encoded by the coding sequence ATGAAAATACAGATTATCAATGGGCCAAACCTGAACCTGCTGGGGGTGCGCGAGCCAGGTATCTATGGCAGCGAGTCGTTCGAAGTTTTCCTGCCTAAACTGCAGGAGAGATACCCCGACATTGAGATAGATTACTATCAAAGCAACGTGGAGGGCGAACTCATCAACAAGATGCAGGAGGTGGGCTTCACTTGCGACGGCATCGTGCTGAATGCGGGTGCTTATACGCATACCAGCATTGCTTTACACGACTGCATCCGCTCGCTGAAATGTCCTGTCATAGAGGTGCATATCTCTAACGTACACCAGCGTGAGGAGTTCCGCCATAAGTCCATGATTTCTGCTGCCTGCAAGGGCGTGATTTGTGGATTCGGACTGGATTCATATAGACTAGCTATTGAGGCTCTACGCCCATGA
- a CDS encoding DUF3784 domain-containing protein, giving the protein MIVQSIIAAILVVIGVIVLAGKGDMLIAGYNTASKEEREKVNIKRLRLLIGGLLVVIAPLCFIPNDKNEVSSGLTVAGIVVVLTIIVLVLANTWAMKK; this is encoded by the coding sequence ATGATTGTACAGAGTATCATAGCAGCGATTCTGGTTGTAATAGGCGTCATCGTACTCGCAGGAAAAGGCGATATGCTTATTGCTGGGTATAATACGGCATCAAAAGAAGAAAGGGAGAAGGTAAACATTAAGAGACTGAGACTATTGATAGGCGGTCTGTTAGTTGTTATAGCTCCTTTGTGTTTCATCCCCAACGATAAAAACGAGGTTTCTTCAGGACTGACTGTTGCAGGCATCGTCGTTGTATTGACCATCATCGTTTTGGTGCTTGCCAATACATGGGCCATGAAGAAATAA
- a CDS encoding O-methyltransferase encodes MTLDNYILSHIEPEPDYLYRLWRATNIYMLHGRMASGHLQGRLLKMLVQMIRPKRILEVGTFSGYSALCMAEGLEEGGKVYTFEINDEQEDFTRPWIEGSPVADKVEFIIGDAIKEAPKLELEFDMAFIDGDKRTYVETYEMVLQILKPGGFILADNTLWDGHVIDPAYDRDHQTQGIRRFNDHIAQDTRVEQVILPLRDGLTLIRKK; translated from the coding sequence ATGACCCTAGATAATTATATCCTCTCCCACATAGAGCCAGAGCCCGACTATCTGTATCGTCTATGGCGCGCCACCAACATCTATATGTTGCACGGACGCATGGCCAGCGGACACCTACAGGGCCGACTGCTGAAAATGCTGGTGCAGATGATACGCCCCAAGCGCATCCTGGAGGTGGGCACGTTCAGTGGCTATAGCGCTCTCTGCATGGCTGAGGGACTGGAGGAAGGCGGAAAGGTATATACCTTCGAGATCAACGATGAGCAGGAGGACTTTACACGTCCGTGGATAGAGGGCTCGCCCGTGGCCGATAAGGTAGAGTTCATCATCGGCGATGCCATCAAAGAGGCACCGAAACTGGAACTGGAGTTTGACATGGCTTTCATCGATGGCGACAAGCGCACCTACGTAGAGACCTACGAGATGGTGCTTCAGATACTAAAGCCCGGTGGTTTCATCCTAGCCGACAACACGCTGTGGGACGGTCATGTCATTGACCCCGCCTACGACCGCGACCACCAGACACAGGGCATTCGCCGATTTAATGACCATATAGCGCAGGACACAAGAGTAGAACAGGTCATCCTGCCACTGCGTGACGGACTGACACTTATTAGAAAGAAATAA
- a CDS encoding VapE domain-containing protein, which translates to MNKNEVLINGGALNAPVVSALAAEQFLTENYCFRRNLLNGKVEFATKSADGHSSDYRPLTQEALNSIILRAKREDICEGSNPKTDIVEYIHSEEVCAYNPIREYLDHLPQWDGQNHVAQLFSRLPGISSEQLAFLSIWLRSSVAHWLQMNGRPIYGCAQEDRARFASFVSTTNNPHPLSDVTGSRRYICLQIPQGQYIDNSGEIDYEQLYAQVVYELREQKAPYWFNNDEVARIQQLNQEFMGEKDLAKIVEVCFRKPKEGEQVKSISCAQILEIIHEKFSSVDVTMKNRMYLGRTMKELGYEYVDHSHVAFYKAVPKKSA; encoded by the coding sequence AAACTACTGTTTCCGTCGTAATCTTCTGAACGGAAAGGTGGAGTTCGCCACGAAGTCGGCTGATGGTCACTCATCCGACTATCGTCCGCTGACCCAGGAGGCCCTGAACAGCATCATCCTGCGTGCCAAGCGCGAGGATATCTGCGAGGGCAGTAATCCCAAGACGGACATCGTGGAATATATTCATTCTGAAGAGGTATGCGCGTATAACCCTATCCGCGAATACCTGGACCATCTGCCACAGTGGGACGGACAGAACCACGTGGCTCAGCTCTTCTCACGTCTGCCAGGCATCAGTTCTGAGCAGCTGGCGTTTCTCTCTATCTGGCTACGCTCATCGGTGGCCCACTGGCTTCAGATGAACGGACGTCCTATCTATGGCTGCGCTCAGGAAGACCGCGCCCGCTTTGCCTCGTTCGTCTCAACGACGAATAATCCCCATCCGCTGTCGGACGTCACGGGTAGTCGTCGCTATATCTGTCTGCAGATTCCGCAGGGGCAGTATATTGACAACTCAGGAGAGATAGACTATGAGCAGCTCTATGCACAGGTGGTCTATGAGCTACGTGAGCAGAAAGCACCCTATTGGTTTAATAATGACGAGGTGGCGCGTATTCAGCAACTCAACCAGGAGTTTATGGGCGAGAAAGATCTGGCAAAGATTGTGGAAGTATGCTTTCGCAAACCCAAAGAAGGCGAACAGGTGAAGTCCATCAGTTGTGCGCAAATACTGGAAATCATTCATGAGAAGTTCAGTTCTGTGGACGTCACTATGAAGAACCGCATGTATCTGGGGCGAACAATGAAGGAGTTGGGCTATGAATATGTGGATCATAGTCATGTAGCCTTCTACAAAGCCGTTCCCAAGAAGTCGGCTTGA